The genome window CTGCTTCTTCTAAAAGCTCCGCCTTCTGTTGTGCGTGTTGTATTAACATTTGCTATATTATCTGCTATAACATCAAGTCTAGTTCTTTGAGCTGTTAAACCGCTTCCTGATGTATTTATAATTGAAAATATTCCCATTTCTGTTACTCCTTCAAGAATTTAAGCAGTACAAATCAAGCATTGCCTATCATTCTTCTTATTTCTCTATACTGAGCATTTACTATTTGTGTAAACATTTGATATCTTAAAGTATTTTTAGCTTCTTCTGCCATTTCTTTATCTATATCAACATTATTTTTATCATTTCTATAGCTAGTATCATAATCTACTGTAATAGTAGGTGCAACCTGTTTATAATCCATAGGCATATTAAAAGGAAAATGTCTAGAATCTGTTCTTTTAGCTTCCATACCATTATAATTTTCACTATCTAAAGCTCTTGCAAGCTGATATTCAAAAGTTACATCGCTTCTTTTGAAATTTGGAGTAGATACATTTGCTATATTATCTGCTATAACCTCAGCTCTAAGTCCGTAAACATTTAAAAGCTTTTTTGCTACTGTCATAGTTTTAGCATAAGTTGTATCAGCAAACATATTCATAGTTATAACCTCTAAATTATAAAATTATACTTATAAATATTGTCGGTTTAATGAAAAACTGCTTTAATATTTTTTTAGGATTATATTATGTAAATTATGATAAAATTTTATATGCACTACTTTACTTGAGATATAAGCTATTCATAACTTCTTTAGCAAATGATATTAAATGACTGCTTACTGTAACAGTTGATGATATTGTAAGTATTATAGACTCTTCTCCCTTACCAACTACCGATATAGCATTAAAGAAATCATTATTATTTATCTTTGAAATGAATATATACTCTGCAAATAAATCATTATATTCTTCTCTTTGCTTTATGGATATAGGAGTAATTATAGAGTAAAGCTCCCCTCTCCTAATTCTAAATCCGTCAAAAAGCTCTTTTATAGCAGCTTCATCATATTTTTTATCACTATAGCTGATTATTATTGATATTCTATTATCAGGACTTTCTATTTTTAATACTGCTCCGTCTATAGAGGCATTAAAATTCTCAGGAACAAGCAAATTAAATCTATCAGGATTAGCCTGTATTGCCGTTAATTTTCCTATTTCAAACTTTGAATTATTTATTAAATATTTTATATTATTTATTCTGTTTATAATATTTTGGTCATTTTTATTTATAGTTAATGCCCTGTCCAAAATATTCAAAGCATCATCATATTTATATAATGCCCTATAAGCTACAGACATATTAATCATAGATAAAACATCTTCATTATCTATTGATATGGCTTTTTTATATTTTTCTATAGCATCATTATGTTTTCCTTCCATAGAAAGCAAAATTCCATACTGTCCGTAAACACTTGAATCAGCATTTCCTAAAGATATCAATTTTTCTATAACATTCTTTGCTTCTTCATATTCATAAGTGCTTATAAGAGCCTCTATCTTATTTTCAAGCAAATCCTTATCATCTTTGATAAAATTAAGAGCATTATTAATAAGTTCTATTACAGACTTGAAATCATTTTCTTCATAGTATATATCAATTAAAACTAAATATCCGTATTTGTATTTATTATCTTTTTTTATCAATTCTAAAGCTAGCTTTTTAGCATAAGAAATATTATTTATATCTATCAAATTATTTATCTTTTCTATTACAATATCATTACTTTCTTTTATAATCTCTTTAATTTCATCATCAGCATTAATATTATTTATACTTTCGCTAGCTAGCATAATTTTATCTCCAATTAACTATAGTAAAGCCTTTATCTTTATTTTTTAAAGCATACTCTTTTAATCTCTTATCAGGATTAACGCATACTTTAGTGTCGGCAAAATTAAAAAGAGGTAAATCACTTATAGAATCACTATATGCTATATTTTTATTGCTATGATGCGGAAAAAAATGCTCGGTAAATAATCTGTATCTTTTAGCAGCACCATAACAATTCTTACCGTACATATATCCTGTATATTTTCCTCTGAAAGTCCATAATTCAGTTCCCATACATCTGTCAAAGCCTAAATTTGATGCTATATACTTAGCATAAATTTCAAAACTTGCTGTAACCATAATTAATGTATAACCCTGTTTTTTTAATTTATTTATCTCTTCTAAAGCATCTTTATAGTATAATTTTGGTACAATCTTATCAGCAAACTCTTTGCCTATCTTATCCCCAAATTCTATATCTATATTTTTGAATATATGTGCTATTCTATATTTCATGCTTTCATTATTTATTATCTTTAAACAAAATAATAAAAAATAAGGCATCAAAGCTATATAATGTATTATACTTGAAGGATTCTTTTTCAAATAGAATATCATAAATGGAAATATAGAATCTTTATTTAATATAGTTTTATCCAAATCAAAATAAGCAACTCTCATCATAAAGTTTATTCTACTACAAAAAAATCATTTGTCAAAGGAATTTTATAATTTTAAACTGCAATTAATAAAAAAATTATGTAAACTAAAAAATCACTTGACTATAAATAAAAAATTTAATATTATATATTAGATTTAATATTAATTAATAATAATTGTAAATAACTTTATAAATAGATAATTTTAGGAGATAATATGCTAAGAAAATTAGTAATATACGGAGATGAAAGACTGCAGAAAGTATCAGAAAAGATAGAAAAAATAGATGATGAAATACTCACTTTAATAGATGATATGTTTGAGACTATGTATAAAGAGAAAGGTGTAGGACTTGCTGCGGTTCAGATAGGAATATTAAAAAGACTTATAGTTATATCTGTGCCTGATTTAGATGATGAAACAAAGCCTGATTTTAAGTTGGCTTTAATAAATCCGGAAATAATATGGCATGGAGAAGAAAAAGAAATTTTAGAGGAAGGATGTCTTTCATTTCCTGAAATAAGAGATGATGTTGCTAGGTACACTCAAATTAAAGTTAAATATTTGGATAAAGAAGGAAATGAACAGATACTAGATGCTGAAAATTACATAGCTAAAGTGCTTCAGCATGAAATAGATCATACTAATGGAATATCATTTATAGACAGATTAGAATCATATCAAAAAAGAAGATTGAAAAGAGAATTAAAAGAACTTAGAAATAATACTGTTAGAGAAATAAAAAAAATACAAAATAGAGAAATATTAAAAAATAGCTGATTAATTATGATAAAAAATATAATATTCGATTTAGACGGAACTTTAGCAGATTCTATATCAGACATATATAATTGTGTTAATGCATCTTTGAAACATTTTAACTTAAAAACAATATCAATTGAAGATACTCATAAGTTTGTTGGAAATGGGGCAAAACTTCTTATCAAAAGAGCTGTTAATAAATACAATCATGATGAGAAAATCGAAGAAGAAGTATATAAATACTATATAAAATACTATGAAGAACATTGTGTAGACAGCACTAAAGCATATAATGGAGTTTATGAAACTTTAGAATTATTATATAATCATAATATTAATATGTTTGTTATAAGCAATAAACCTAATAAAATGGCAATAAAAACCGTAGAGAAATTAAATATACTAAAATATTTCAAAGCAGTTATAGGAGATGGTATTTATGCATATAGGAAACCTGATCCAAATATATGGTACAGTTTGAAAAA of Brachyspira hampsonii contains these proteins:
- a CDS encoding HAD family hydrolase, which translates into the protein MIKNIIFDLDGTLADSISDIYNCVNASLKHFNLKTISIEDTHKFVGNGAKLLIKRAVNKYNHDEKIEEEVYKYYIKYYEEHCVDSTKAYNGVYETLELLYNHNINMFVISNKPNKMAIKTVEKLNILKYFKAVIGDGIYAYRKPDPNIWYSLKKEYNLIEDETVMIGDGIPDYEFACNSSIKCLLVLYGITDKNILLELKNNYYLNSFNEIADYIINKKILI
- the flgB gene encoding flagellar basal body rod protein FlgB codes for the protein MNMFADTTYAKTMTVAKKLLNVYGLRAEVIADNIANVSTPNFKRSDVTFEYQLARALDSENYNGMEAKRTDSRHFPFNMPMDYKQVAPTITVDYDTSYRNDKNNVDIDKEMAEEAKNTLRYQMFTQIVNAQYREIRRMIGNA
- a CDS encoding HAD family hydrolase, which produces MMRVAYFDLDKTILNKDSIFPFMIFYLKKNPSSIIHYIALMPYFLLFCLKIINNESMKYRIAHIFKNIDIEFGDKIGKEFADKIVPKLYYKDALEEINKLKKQGYTLIMVTASFEIYAKYIASNLGFDRCMGTELWTFRGKYTGYMYGKNCYGAAKRYRLFTEHFFPHHSNKNIAYSDSISDLPLFNFADTKVCVNPDKRLKEYALKNKDKGFTIVNWR
- a CDS encoding tetratricopeptide repeat protein, with translation MLASESINNINADDEIKEIIKESNDIVIEKINNLIDINNISYAKKLALELIKKDNKYKYGYLVLIDIYYEENDFKSVIELINNALNFIKDDKDLLENKIEALISTYEYEEAKNVIEKLISLGNADSSVYGQYGILLSMEGKHNDAIEKYKKAISIDNEDVLSMINMSVAYRALYKYDDALNILDRALTINKNDQNIINRINNIKYLINNSKFEIGKLTAIQANPDRFNLLVPENFNASIDGAVLKIESPDNRISIIISYSDKKYDEAAIKELFDGFRIRRGELYSIITPISIKQREEYNDLFAEYIFISKINNNDFFNAISVVGKGEESIILTISSTVTVSSHLISFAKEVMNSLYLK
- the def gene encoding peptide deformylase, which produces MLRKLVIYGDERLQKVSEKIEKIDDEILTLIDDMFETMYKEKGVGLAAVQIGILKRLIVISVPDLDDETKPDFKLALINPEIIWHGEEKEILEEGCLSFPEIRDDVARYTQIKVKYLDKEGNEQILDAENYIAKVLQHEIDHTNGISFIDRLESYQKRRLKRELKELRNNTVREIKKIQNREILKNS